A single window of Pectobacterium parmentieri DNA harbors:
- a CDS encoding MmgE/PrpD family protein, whose amino-acid sequence MTNQTDITATLAHYIIHSEPNQDAINAAREGVTDFISTALPIAQGALVDSGLAPLKQVFSGTDSLTRSLILGYTGHVLDFDDYHPAFRGHPSTVILPALFSLAAEDASVTEDAFLTAYAIGVEAAGRIGLACGPRHYSLGYHNTATLGAIAAAAAAARLVDASVAQTQIILGLAATQAAGLRAQFGSAVKPLHAGLAARAGLTAVKLGLAGFEGNTQRVVEAFLTAHGDQKQQPELLVENWGAPWRILSPGLEFKRYPTCGGTHSAAEAAFALRELWHKQNGANANLADAIERITVTFPPGGDVAPFIRNATNGVEARFSLEYVIAAALIEGELKLAHFSEAPVETAIAALAKRVIRSADETAPPDELDPEARFHEVTLHLRDGSALIQRTTRQETSARPTDLRAKLQQTIGSLAHLDSNQIADRCALRQAGDLRYLLGLLF is encoded by the coding sequence TCGCACAAGGCGCACTTGTCGATAGTGGCCTCGCGCCGTTAAAGCAGGTATTCAGCGGCACGGATAGTCTGACGCGTAGCCTGATTTTGGGTTATACCGGCCACGTACTGGACTTTGACGATTATCACCCTGCATTTCGCGGCCACCCCAGCACCGTCATTCTGCCTGCGCTGTTTTCCCTTGCAGCAGAAGACGCATCCGTTACGGAAGACGCATTTTTGACAGCCTATGCGATCGGCGTAGAAGCCGCTGGCAGAATCGGGCTGGCATGCGGCCCGCGTCATTACAGCCTCGGTTACCACAACACGGCCACGCTCGGGGCTATCGCCGCCGCTGCTGCGGCTGCACGTCTGGTTGATGCATCGGTAGCACAGACACAAATTATTCTTGGCCTTGCGGCTACCCAAGCCGCCGGGTTGCGGGCACAGTTTGGTTCAGCGGTCAAACCGCTACACGCCGGACTTGCCGCCAGAGCAGGATTGACGGCCGTTAAACTGGGGTTAGCGGGCTTCGAAGGCAACACGCAACGGGTGGTTGAAGCATTTCTTACCGCGCATGGCGATCAAAAACAACAGCCGGAACTGCTGGTGGAAAACTGGGGAGCGCCATGGCGTATTCTTTCTCCCGGTTTAGAATTCAAACGCTACCCGACCTGTGGCGGAACCCACAGCGCCGCTGAAGCCGCGTTTGCGTTACGGGAGCTGTGGCATAAGCAGAACGGCGCGAACGCCAATTTGGCCGACGCCATCGAACGTATCACCGTGACCTTCCCACCGGGTGGCGATGTTGCTCCCTTTATCCGTAACGCGACAAACGGCGTAGAGGCACGGTTCAGTCTGGAATATGTCATTGCGGCTGCGCTGATTGAAGGGGAGCTAAAGCTGGCGCACTTTTCGGAAGCCCCGGTTGAAACAGCGATCGCAGCGCTGGCGAAGCGCGTCATACGCTCCGCCGATGAAACCGCCCCACCTGATGAGCTTGATCCGGAAGCGCGTTTTCACGAAGTTACGCTGCATTTGCGTGACGGCAGCGCGCTAATCCAGCGCACCACGCGTCAGGAAACCTCAGCACGTCCCACCGATCTGCGGGCCAAATTGCAGCAAACTATCGGCTCTCTGGCGCATCTCGACAGTAACCAGATCGCCGATCGTTGTGCATTACGGCAAGCAGGCGATCTACGCTATTTGCTTGGGCTGTTATTTTAA